A portion of the Flavobacteriales bacterium genome contains these proteins:
- a CDS encoding tyrosine-type recombinase/integrase — translation MERIKDFENWLIRLGYAETTIKSYTRLLENFFNYLEIACGGSPPNQQRIEQFNKHLHQSKVSRSYISAHINIINRYSEFLELTTKEKLTVGKILVEREITTERTIFTQSEMKLLFSSIEGNTPQGLFDKALLSIYYGCGLRSKEGINLVPQEVDFNKGLLYVKPSKNYSSRYVPISQGVLAAIKDYMNYARSIINPNSKYLLVGKQQPKVNGHYLNTRLKKLQEKAGITKNASLHSLRHSIATHLLQQGMELEYIGSFLGHKRLDSTQVYVRINEELMYNKH, via the coding sequence ATGGAACGAATAAAGGATTTTGAGAACTGGCTAATAAGATTAGGATATGCAGAAACCACCATAAAAAGCTACACAAGGTTATTAGAAAACTTCTTTAACTACTTAGAAATTGCCTGTGGTGGCTCACCGCCCAATCAACAAAGAATAGAACAGTTCAACAAACACCTGCATCAAAGTAAAGTAAGTAGGAGTTACATATCAGCTCATATCAATATAATTAACCGGTACAGTGAATTTTTAGAGTTAACCACCAAGGAAAAATTAACAGTCGGTAAAATCCTAGTAGAAAGAGAAATCACTACTGAAAGAACCATTTTTACTCAATCAGAAATGAAGTTGCTTTTTTCTTCAATTGAAGGAAATACCCCACAAGGATTATTCGATAAAGCATTGTTGAGTATTTACTACGGTTGTGGTTTAAGAAGTAAAGAAGGGATCAATTTAGTACCCCAAGAAGTAGACTTCAACAAAGGCTTACTGTATGTAAAACCGAGCAAAAACTACAGTAGTAGATACGTTCCAATATCGCAAGGAGTCCTTGCAGCCATTAAAGATTATATGAATTATGCACGTAGTATTATCAATCCCAATAGCAAGTATTTATTAGTCGGCAAACAGCAACCCAAAGTGAATGGGCATTACTTAAATACTAGATTAAAAAAGCTGCAAGAAAAAGCTGGAATCACTAAAAACGCTAGCCTGCATAGCTTGCGCCATAGCATAGCTACCCATTTATTGCAGCAGGGCATGGAACTAGAATACATCGGTAGTTTTTTGGGTCATAAACGCCTAGATAGTACTCAGGTTTATGTGAGAATTAATGAAGAACTGATGTACAACAAACACTAA